In one Methylothermaceae bacteria B42 genomic region, the following are encoded:
- a CDS encoding polysaccharide deacetylase → MTGKTNAMSVDVEDWFQVSAFESHIDRKDWNKLVPRVEANTKKILNLFDDAGIKATFFTLGWVAERFPQLIKEIVSQGHELACHGYSHVRVTEQNPQEFREDVKRAKEILEDMVGVPVIGYRAASYSIGRDNLWALEILQDLGFRYSSSIYPVKHDLYGMPEAPRFAFFPENAPKLLEIPVTTVKLGGRNFPCGGGGYFRLYPYFLSKWALKQVNQEGQSTVFYFHPWEVDPQQPRPQGLSLKTRLRHYLNLNRMESRLRSLLEDFKWDTMANVFLAS, encoded by the coding sequence ATGACAGGGAAAACCAACGCCATGAGCGTGGATGTTGAAGACTGGTTTCAAGTTTCGGCTTTTGAAAGCCATATTGACAGAAAAGATTGGAATAAGCTGGTACCCCGAGTAGAAGCCAATACTAAGAAAATACTCAATTTATTTGACGATGCGGGTATCAAGGCGACTTTTTTTACCTTGGGATGGGTGGCGGAAAGATTTCCGCAATTGATCAAGGAAATTGTCTCTCAAGGACATGAACTTGCCTGTCATGGCTATTCCCATGTGCGGGTGACTGAGCAAAATCCCCAGGAATTCCGGGAAGATGTAAAGCGTGCCAAGGAAATTTTGGAAGATATGGTTGGCGTACCTGTTATTGGCTACCGCGCGGCAAGCTACTCCATTGGCCGGGATAATCTGTGGGCTTTGGAGATACTGCAAGATTTGGGTTTTAGATATAGCTCGAGCATTTATCCGGTTAAACACGATCTCTACGGCATGCCGGAAGCACCGAGATTTGCTTTTTTTCCGGAAAATGCCCCCAAGCTTTTGGAAATTCCGGTGACCACCGTCAAGCTAGGGGGGCGCAACTTTCCCTGTGGAGGCGGAGGTTATTTCCGTTTGTACCCTTATTTCCTTTCAAAGTGGGCCTTAAAGCAGGTCAATCAAGAAGGCCAGTCCACGGTATTTTATTTTCATCCCTGGGAAGTGGATCCACAACAACCTCGGCCGCAAGGTCTAAGCTTGAAGACGCGTTTGCGTCATTATCTCAATCTCAACCGCATGGAATCCCGGCTTCGGTCCCTATTGGAGGATTTTAAGTGGGATACCATGGCTAACGTTTTTCTGGCTTCGTAA
- a CDS encoding UDP-N-acetyl glucosamine 2-epimerase, with the protein MADSPKLMCVVGARPNFMKIAPIISSLQHHSTMTPYLVHTGQHYDAAMKDAFFDQLGIPKPDVDLEVGSGSHAVQTAQIMQRFEPVLDKENPLAVLVVGDVNSTIACGLVAVKKHVPVIHVEAGLRSFDRMMPEEINRVLTDQVSDLLFTTEQAAKMNLLREGIDEDKIHFVGNVMIDALLNNVEKAVPAATTLNRYNVENISDYGVLTLHRPANVDNPNVLKGLLDTLIEISQQLPIIFPLHPRTKGKIESFGLENALTQANIIITPPLGYLEMLGLVKSAKLVLTDSGGLQEETTALGVPCVTLRENTERPITVTEGTNTIVGSDPDKIHTCVADILTTGGKRGRIPALWDGRAAERIVKIIEETMLEAY; encoded by the coding sequence ATGGCTGATTCACCAAAATTAATGTGTGTCGTAGGTGCCCGTCCTAATTTCATGAAAATTGCACCTATTATTTCTTCTTTACAGCATCACTCTACAATGACGCCTTATTTGGTCCATACCGGCCAGCACTATGATGCGGCAATGAAGGATGCTTTTTTTGATCAATTAGGAATACCAAAACCTGATGTTGATTTAGAGGTAGGCTCAGGTAGTCATGCGGTCCAAACCGCTCAAATTATGCAACGGTTTGAGCCGGTTTTAGATAAAGAAAATCCATTGGCGGTATTAGTCGTAGGGGATGTGAATTCCACGATTGCCTGTGGTCTGGTGGCGGTAAAAAAACATGTTCCCGTTATCCATGTCGAAGCGGGTTTACGCAGCTTTGACCGAATGATGCCTGAAGAAATCAATAGGGTGCTGACCGATCAAGTTTCAGATTTGCTGTTTACCACCGAGCAAGCAGCAAAAATGAATTTATTACGGGAAGGTATCGATGAAGACAAAATCCATTTTGTGGGTAATGTCATGATTGATGCCTTATTGAATAATGTAGAAAAGGCGGTTCCAGCAGCAACTACCCTAAATCGTTACAACGTAGAAAATATTTCCGACTATGGGGTCTTAACGCTTCACCGGCCTGCCAATGTCGACAACCCTAATGTATTGAAAGGCTTGTTAGATACCCTAATTGAAATTAGCCAACAATTGCCAATCATTTTTCCCCTTCATCCCAGAACAAAAGGGAAAATTGAATCGTTTGGCTTGGAAAATGCGCTTACTCAGGCAAACATTATAATCACGCCTCCTTTGGGATATCTCGAAATGCTCGGGTTGGTGAAATCCGCCAAGCTTGTGTTAACCGATTCCGGCGGCTTGCAGGAAGAAACAACAGCCCTTGGTGTGCCGTGCGTGACGCTGAGAGAAAATACGGAACGTCCTATTACCGTGACCGAAGGTACCAATACTATTGTGGGTAGTGATCCGGACAAAATTCATACTTGTGTGGCGGATATTCTAACCACAGGTGGTAAGCGTGGCAGAATTCCTGCCTTATGGGATGGGCGGGCGGCAGAAAGAATTGTCAAGATCATTGAAGAAACCATGCTGGAGGCCTATTAA